TTTACGCCGATTTGGTGAAGCGGGTGGCGCAGTTGACGGCCCAATGGATGGTGGCAGGTTTTTGCCACGGGGTATTAAATACGGACAATATGGCGATTACGGGGGAAAGTTTTGATTATGGCCCCTATGCTTTTATTCCCAGCTATGATCACAAGTTTACGGCGGCTTACTTTGACTACAGCGGCCGATATAGCTATGGCAACCAACCGATGATCTGTCGCCTGAATTTGGAAGCGTTGCAGATGCCCCTTGCCCTGGTGATGGATAAGCAAGATTTGGCGGCGGGCCTAGGGGAATATGACGCGGAATATACCCAGACTTACCAGGCGTTAATGTTGCGTAAATTAGGGTTTGAGACCCTGCCCAGTGACTTGGGGACAGATTTATTTGCCCTCACGCTGAAGTTATTGGCAGAAACCCAGACGGGCTACCATGACTTTTTCTTCCAGTTAGCGGCTCAATTTAACCATGCCTGGCGATCGCACCCTGAAACAATCTTGGAAAACAGCGATCTCTCCGGGTCACTGTTTGAGCAATGGCAAGGCCTTTATCAACGGGCCTTACAGGAAATGCCAGAGGGAGAGTTGACGCAAATGGGCGATCGCCTAACTACCCAAAACCCCAAGACAGCCTTGCTGCGCCCAGTGATTGAATCCGTTTGGGAGGCGATCGCCACCGAAAATAACTGGCAACCCTTTAGTGACCTGCTCGACAGGATTCGCACCAGACAATAATCTTTTTAGTGGAATATTTGCGACCTTTACCGAGATTAAACCCATGGAATGGACTGATGAAGCCAAAGAGCTCTTTAAAAAAATCCCCTTTTTTGTGCGACGCTTTGCAAAGGGAAAGATCGAAAAACTCGCTGAAGAAATGGGCGCCACAGTAATTGACAAAGACATTTACATCCAAGCAAAAGCCCAATTTAACGATCCAAAAAAATCTGGTGATAGCTAGATTTGCCCTCAGATTTTGGCAGTAGAGTAATTCAGAATATCGATCGCCGCCACATCACAGGTAGAACCATCCCCCATGGCGGCGCGCATTTCTGCATAATCGTGCAAAAGCTGCTCCCGTCGCTCCGGGTTACGGAAAAAAGCAAGGGATTCTTGGGTAATCCGATCGGCGCTTGCCTCATGCTGCAGCAGTTCAGGAACGATCGCCCGCATGAGCATTAAGTTGACTGGGCACATAAAGGGGATTGAAAACTTCAAGACAATATGAGACAGCCAGTAGGTGAATGGGTGCACCTTATAGAGCACCACCTGGGGCACATTTAGGAGGGCAATCTCAAGATTCACTGTGCCTGATTTGGTGATCGCCAAATCAGCAGCGGCGATCGCCAAAGGTACTTGTTGGGGATCCTCGATCAAAATCGCATTTAAACCGGCCCCATTAACCGCATCTTCGAGGGTTTTGCGGTATTGCGGCAAAGCCACAGGGACTAAAAATTTCACCCCAGGGATCTGCTGTTGAATATTCTGTGCCGCCTTAACAATTACGGGCAAAAGGTACTTAAGCTCCTGGCGGCGAGACGCGGGCAAAAGAGTGACGATAGTCTGATCTGGGTTTAATCCAAGCTGTTCACGGGCAATGGGCTTCGGCGGGTATTTCGCCATATGCCCCACCAGGGGATGGCCAACCCACTTCACATCGACGCCATATTCAGCAAAATAACGAGCTTCTTCGGGAAAAATAGCAAGAATTCGATCCGTTACTCTAGCGACGGCCTCACTGTGCTCCAACGCCTTGGTCAGCCATTGGGTACACCGCCCTTCAAAAGACCAAACCCAAGCCTGGGGAGCAATGTAATAAATCACAGGCACCTGGGGTAAATGACGACGAATAAACTCACCAATCGCCAAATTTGGTCCCACATAATCAATCAAAATGAGAATATCTGGTGGGTTTTCCTGGAGATATTTTTTGGCCCGTCGCTGCAAGCGGAGCGTCGGAATGATAAAAGGGAGAGCTTCAATGAGGCCAATGGAACCAATTTTTGTGGTATTACCCAACAGCATTGCCCCAGCCTTTGCCATGCGATCGCCGCCCAAAGCTGTAATCTTTAGGTCAATGTCTAAGGCTTCGGCTTGGCGAAATAGGGCTTCCACCAAAAGGCTCCCCTGGAGATCGCCGGATACTTCTCCTGTGCTGATAAAAATATGCATGGGGAACTAACTCCGTTTTCCCGGAATTAAACCCCGACGACTTGGATCAAGGGCCTTTTCGAGGAATTGTTGCAGGTGGCGCAGGTGTTCATGGTCACCTATTTCGGTAAATTTGGCGATCGCTTCAGCGGTTTTTAGATCAGAGCGGTATAGGAGTCGGAAAGCCTGTTTCAACAAGCCCATCTCATCGCTAGATAGGCCACTGCGCTTCAGACCGACCAGATTCAGTGAGCGCACCTTCGAGGGATTCCCTTCCACTAGCATAAAT
The nucleotide sequence above comes from [Synechococcus] sp. NIES-970. Encoded proteins:
- a CDS encoding hypothetical protein (Uncharacterized ACR, YdiU/UPF0061 protein) — translated: MAPISELTQNPLVCLPYEQAFASLGDRLSDVVTAADFPHHELRFRNDAILEKLGLDPAQVEDQDFIEAFGQFQAPHPLRAMCYHGYQFGQYNPQLGDGRGFLYGQVRAADGLLYDLGTKGSGQTPYSRNGDGRLTLKGGVREVLAAEALHQLGVNTSRCLSLIETGESLWRGDEPSPTRSSVMVRFQRSHIRFGTFERLYYLQRRDLLQQLLDHVVEHYYSEYVGDPDAYALFYADLVKRVAQLTAQWMVAGFCHGVLNTDNMAITGESFDYGPYAFIPSYDHKFTAAYFDYSGRYSYGNQPMICRLNLEALQMPLALVMDKQDLAAGLGEYDAEYTQTYQALMLRKLGFETLPSDLGTDLFALTLKLLAETQTGYHDFFFQLAAQFNHAWRSHPETILENSDLSGSLFEQWQGLYQRALQEMPEGELTQMGDRLTTQNPKTALLRPVIESVWEAIATENNWQPFSDLLDRIRTRQ
- a CDS encoding hypothetical protein (conserved hypothetical protein) codes for the protein MEWTDEAKELFKKIPFFVRRFAKGKIEKLAEEMGATVIDKDIYIQAKAQFNDPKKSGDS
- the lpxB_2 gene encoding lipid-A-disaccharide synthase, whose protein sequence is MHIFISTGEVSGDLQGSLLVEALFRQAEALDIDLKITALGGDRMAKAGAMLLGNTTKIGSIGLIEALPFIIPTLRLQRRAKKYLQENPPDILILIDYVGPNLAIGEFIRRHLPQVPVIYYIAPQAWVWSFEGRCTQWLTKALEHSEAVARVTDRILAIFPEEARYFAEYGVDVKWVGHPLVGHMAKYPPKPIAREQLGLNPDQTIVTLLPASRRQELKYLLPVIVKAAQNIQQQIPGVKFLVPVALPQYRKTLEDAVNGAGLNAILIEDPQQVPLAIAAADLAITKSGTVNLEIALLNVPQVVLYKVHPFTYWLSHIVLKFSIPFMCPVNLMLMRAIVPELLQHEASADRITQESLAFFRNPERREQLLHDYAEMRAAMGDGSTCDVAAIDILNYSTAKI